Genomic window (Clostridia bacterium):
TGGCCGACAGATAGTCGTTGCGATCGGCGAACGGGACGATCTGCGGGTAGTGCCACGACTCGACGATCTTCTCCCAGTTGCGGTGCAGGTAACCGATGTCCGGGTCGGCCTTGAGCACCGTCTCGCCGTCGAGGGTCGTGACGACGCGCAACACGCCGTGCGTGCTGGGGTGCTGCGGGCCGAGGTTGATCGTCAGGGGCTGCACGGTCCCCTCGCGGGTCGCGCTCGCCGCACTTTCCACCGTGTAAACGCCTTCGATTTCGGGATGTTCCGCCACGACGCGCACCCCCTTCAGCGCGGCCGGACCAGGCGCTGCCGCTTCGGACGACGGTCGACGAACGACTTCCGCAAGGGATGGCCGCCCTGGTACGTCTCCGGCAGGAGGATGCGGCGCAGGTCCGGATGACCGCGGAAACGCACGCCGAGCAGGTCGTACGCCTCGCGCTCGTGCCAGTTGGCGGTCGGCCAGAGGTCCGTCACGCTGTCCACCTCGGGCTGCTCGTCGCCCTCGTACGGCAGGCGGACCTTGACCACGATCCGCACGTTCGGATCGTCGAGGTTGAACAGGTGGTAAGCCACCTCGATGGCATCCTTCCAGTCGACGGCGGCCAGGCACGACAGGTAGTTGCAGCGCACGCCGTCCATGTCGCGCAGGGCGGCGAGCACGTCGTGCGCGCGCTCCGGCGCGACGCGCAGGCCAAGAGCCCCGTGGACGCGCTCGTCCCGCTCGACATCCGGCAGCTCTTTCTTGATGCGGTCAAACAGCGCTTGCAGTTCGGGCGCGAGCGGAGCCGGCTGCGGGCTCTGCTCCTTGCGCCGCGTCGCCGCGGCCGCCCCGGCGCCCTTCGGCTTCGGCCGGTCGCCCTCCGGCGGCTGAGCAGCATTCGCGCCGCCCGTGGCGGCGCTTTGCACCTGATCCTCCTCCATGGCCATCCCTCGCACTCGCCGAGATTGCAAACTGCGCCGGCCGCGCCGTCAGCGGCCGGCAGGCAACGAGGCGCGCCGGATCTTCTCTTGCAGGAGCAGAACCCCGTGCAGGAGAGCCTCCGGGGACGGCGGGCACCCGGGCACGTAGACGTCGACCGGGACGATTTTGTCCACGCCGTCGACGACGTTGTACCCCGTGTGGTACGGGCCGCCGTTGGAGGCGCAGCCGCCCATGGCGACGACCCAGCGCGGTTCGGCCATCTGCTCGTACAACTGGCGGATGACGGGCGCCATCTTCTCCGTCACCGTGCCGGCGACGAACATCAGGTCCGACTGCCGGGGCGACGCGCGCGGGATCATGCCGAATCGGTCGAAGTCAAAACGCGGGCCGCCCGTGTGCATCATCTCGATGGCGCAGCAGGCGATGCCGAACGTCATGTACCAGACGGAGTTGGCGCGGCTCCAGTTGATGAGCGCCTGCGCGTTGGTCGTGAAGACGCCCGGAAGGTGCTGCCAGACGGGCGGCAGGCGTTCGGAGTCGTGCCCCTCGACGGCCGGCGCCACTCCGGCACGCGCCTCGCCGGAGACGGGCCGCCACCATTCCGCAGGACGCAAGCGGCGCTTCAGATCCATGTCAATACCTTCTTCTTCCAGGCGTAGACCAAACCGACGATCAGCATGGCGATGAACACCAGAGCCTCACCGAACGCGACAAGCGGGTTCAGGTCCCGGAAGACGACAGCCCATGGAAAAAGGAAAAGACCCTCGACGTCGAACACCAGGAACACGAGGGCGAAGATGTAATAGTGAATGTGATACCGTACACGAGCGTCGCCAATCGGGACGATGCCGCTCTCGTACGAGACCTCTTTCAGCGGGTCCGGATAGTCGCGCCGGAACAGCTTGGACAAGAGGACGTTGACGAGCGGGAACGTGAACCCGGCCAGAAGGAACACGACAAGGTCGACATATAACGGCATGGAGTGTCCCCCGTTCGATCGCCGGGGTCATTATATCGGACGCCCAAAACAGCGTCAATTTAAGGAACAAGCCTCCGCCGCGGCCGTCTTGGGAGGCGTTATGTCAACTACGCCGCCGCGCGCCCCGTGTCCACATTTGTCAAGCCCCCTCTAGGGAAAAGAAGGAAACCTTTCAAGCGCGGCGTATAATGTCCCGCAAACCGCGTCGACAGACAGTCACTCGGCGACAAGGGCAAACCCGTCGAAAGGCGGGGACGCAAAGCCTGGAGTCTACGGCCCCGAGGGCTATGATCGTCCGGCTGCCGTCCGATCGCGCGTTCGCCTTTCCCTTCGGCGCCCGCCTCGGCATCCGGCCGAGCGGGCGCGCTGCTTTTGGGCACGGCCTCGTCGGGCGGCGGCAGCAGAAGGGAGGAGCGCGCGTGACGACGACCACCACTGACGACAAGCGGGCGCAGGGCGCCGCGTACTTCAAGAGCCGGCTGCCCATCGCCGCCCTGCACGCCTGGTCCGCGTGGCGGCGCGAGGCCGAGG
Coding sequences:
- a CDS encoding NADH-quinone oxidoreductase subunit C, with the translated sequence MEEDQVQSAATGGANAAQPPEGDRPKPKGAGAAAATRRKEQSPQPAPLAPELQALFDRIKKELPDVERDERVHGALGLRVAPERAHDVLAALRDMDGVRCNYLSCLAAVDWKDAIEVAYHLFNLDDPNVRIVVKVRLPYEGDEQPEVDSVTDLWPTANWHEREAYDLLGVRFRGHPDLRRILLPETYQGGHPLRKSFVDRRPKRQRLVRPR
- a CDS encoding NADH-quinone oxidoreductase subunit B, producing the protein MDLKRRLRPAEWWRPVSGEARAGVAPAVEGHDSERLPPVWQHLPGVFTTNAQALINWSRANSVWYMTFGIACCAIEMMHTGGPRFDFDRFGMIPRASPRQSDLMFVAGTVTEKMAPVIRQLYEQMAEPRWVVAMGGCASNGGPYHTGYNVVDGVDKIVPVDVYVPGCPPSPEALLHGVLLLQEKIRRASLPAGR
- a CDS encoding NADH-quinone oxidoreductase subunit A; the encoded protein is MPLYVDLVVFLLAGFTFPLVNVLLSKLFRRDYPDPLKEVSYESGIVPIGDARVRYHIHYYIFALVFLVFDVEGLFLFPWAVVFRDLNPLVAFGEALVFIAMLIVGLVYAWKKKVLTWI